In a genomic window of Aestuariirhabdus haliotis:
- the ahpF gene encoding alkyl hydroperoxide reductase subunit F, whose amino-acid sequence MLTQEILTAVKGYTQSMQKPVTFVLQTGEHSKRNELKDFLSAIVSVSDNLKLEERDLPNALRSPISFLIEVEGVDTGIRFSGIPSGHEFNSLILAILQASGTPLKLDDSVTTLIAGLQDELKFEVFISLSCHNCPDVVQALNQFALLNPNISSEMIDGGLYQDEIKARDIQGVPSVYLNGELFANGKVDAAELIEKLMQRSPAPANTQETKALPLQDVTVIGGGPAGVSAAIYSARKGLKVTLIADRIGGQVKDTMDIENLISVPKTTGPQLTGALQSHLNEYDITLKEFLKVTDVQQGDIKTITLSSGETIHSKTLIIATGAKWRELGVPGEKENIGNGVAYCPHCDGPFFKGKDVAVIGGGNSGIEAALDLAGIVKSVTVFEFMPELKADQVLLNKAIEKANINILKNVATQEIKASQGKVSSIQYQDRATETRHELALDGVFVQIGLVPNSGFLGNLVEQSRFGEIVINEKCQTSESGIYACGDVTTVPYKQIVVAMGEGAKASLSSFEYLLSEGDRLQALYDHEQTDNMALAS is encoded by the coding sequence ATGTTAACCCAGGAAATTCTCACAGCGGTAAAAGGCTACACCCAGTCGATGCAAAAGCCCGTCACTTTTGTTCTTCAAACCGGGGAACATAGCAAACGCAACGAACTGAAAGATTTTTTGTCGGCGATTGTCAGCGTCAGTGACAACCTCAAGCTGGAAGAGCGAGACCTGCCGAACGCACTGCGCAGTCCCATCAGCTTTTTGATCGAGGTCGAGGGTGTTGATACCGGCATTCGTTTTTCCGGCATTCCCAGCGGCCACGAGTTTAACTCTTTGATCCTGGCCATCCTGCAAGCCTCGGGCACGCCACTGAAACTGGATGACAGCGTAACAACGTTGATCGCGGGTCTTCAGGATGAGTTGAAGTTCGAAGTATTTATCAGCCTGAGCTGCCACAACTGCCCGGACGTGGTGCAGGCCCTGAACCAATTTGCCCTTCTGAACCCCAACATCAGCAGCGAGATGATCGACGGCGGCCTCTATCAGGACGAAATTAAAGCTCGGGACATTCAGGGTGTACCCAGCGTTTACCTGAACGGCGAGCTGTTCGCTAACGGTAAGGTTGATGCCGCGGAACTGATCGAGAAATTGATGCAACGCTCGCCCGCTCCGGCCAACACACAAGAAACCAAAGCCCTGCCACTGCAAGACGTGACTGTCATTGGCGGCGGCCCCGCCGGTGTCAGCGCCGCGATCTACAGCGCCCGTAAAGGCCTCAAGGTGACCCTGATCGCCGACCGCATTGGCGGTCAGGTCAAGGACACCATGGATATCGAAAACCTGATATCGGTACCCAAGACCACCGGCCCGCAACTGACCGGCGCCTTGCAGTCGCACCTGAACGAATACGACATTACATTGAAAGAGTTTCTCAAGGTGACCGATGTTCAACAGGGCGATATTAAAACCATCACCTTAAGTTCCGGTGAAACCATTCACAGCAAAACCCTGATTATTGCCACCGGGGCCAAGTGGAGAGAACTGGGCGTTCCCGGCGAGAAAGAAAACATCGGCAACGGTGTCGCTTACTGCCCCCATTGCGACGGTCCTTTCTTCAAAGGCAAGGATGTTGCTGTGATCGGTGGCGGCAACTCCGGCATCGAAGCCGCGCTGGATCTGGCCGGCATTGTTAAATCGGTCACGGTGTTCGAGTTTATGCCGGAACTGAAAGCCGATCAGGTGTTACTCAACAAGGCCATTGAAAAAGCCAACATCAATATTCTGAAAAATGTGGCGACCCAGGAGATCAAAGCCAGCCAGGGTAAAGTGAGTTCGATTCAGTATCAGGACCGCGCCACCGAAACCCGGCATGAACTTGCCCTCGACGGCGTCTTTGTGCAGATCGGTTTGGTGCCCAACAGCGGATTCCTGGGTAACCTGGTCGAGCAGAGCCGGTTCGGCGAGATTGTGATCAATGAAAAGTGCCAGACCTCGGAAAGCGGCATCTACGCCTGCGGCGATGTCACCACGGTGCCTTACAAACAGATCGTGGTCGCTATGGGCGAAGGGGCCAAGGCCTCATTGTCTTCGTTCGAATACCTGCTAAGCGAAGGCGATCGGTTGCAAGCCCTGTACGATCACGAACAGACCGACAACATGGCCTTGGCTTCATAA
- a CDS encoding bile acid:sodium symporter family protein → MQATLLTEILLPLALAIIMFGMGLTLTLSDFTQLWRKPKVIIIGLIGQILLLPCLVLLLLSLFQLPPAMAIGLVIVAACPGGTTSNIISHIAKANLALSVSLTALSTLICIVTTPLLIGFAMQWFDPTLGTDFSVLETTLGLLLITLLPVGAGMAVRHRSVHFALKSEAFFSRFSSLFLLLMIVLIIIQEWDSLLQSLATLLPVTVLLTLAASFMGYGLGWLFNENRTNALTLGIEVGIQNATLAILIALTFLEKTELATAAGVYGLVMYLGAFALVLFTRLTQSSTRAQLAAKSA, encoded by the coding sequence ATGCAAGCAACCTTGTTGACGGAGATACTGTTGCCCCTGGCGCTGGCCATCATTATGTTTGGTATGGGGTTGACTCTGACCCTCAGCGACTTCACCCAGTTATGGCGCAAGCCGAAAGTGATTATCATCGGATTGATTGGTCAGATCCTGTTGCTGCCCTGCCTGGTACTGCTGTTACTGAGCCTGTTTCAGTTGCCGCCAGCAATGGCCATTGGGTTGGTAATCGTAGCCGCCTGTCCCGGTGGCACGACTTCAAATATTATCAGTCATATCGCCAAGGCTAACCTGGCGCTGTCGGTGTCTCTGACGGCGCTATCAACATTGATCTGCATCGTCACCACACCACTGCTGATCGGTTTTGCCATGCAGTGGTTTGATCCTACGCTCGGAACAGATTTCTCCGTGCTGGAAACCACCCTGGGCCTATTGCTGATCACCTTGTTACCGGTGGGTGCCGGTATGGCCGTGCGTCACCGGTCGGTTCATTTTGCGCTGAAAAGTGAGGCGTTTTTTAGTCGTTTCTCTTCGTTGTTTTTGTTGCTGATGATTGTGCTGATCATTATTCAGGAGTGGGACAGTTTGTTGCAGTCCTTAGCGACCCTATTACCCGTAACGGTATTGCTGACACTGGCTGCCTCATTTATGGGGTATGGGCTAGGCTGGCTGTTCAATGAGAATCGCACCAACGCATTAACCCTGGGCATCGAGGTGGGTATTCAAAATGCGACGCTGGCGATTCTGATAGCGCTGACCTTTCTGGAAAAAACCGAACTGGCGACGGCGGCCGGTGTTTATGGTCTGGTGATGTACCTCGGGGCTTTTGCTCTGGTGCTGTTTACGCGGCTGACCCAGTCGTCGACGAGGGCTCAGTTGGCGGCCAAGTCGGCCTAA
- a CDS encoding class II aldolase/adducin family protein, whose amino-acid sequence MTKQAVTVADLTVGSRQFSVPMPPVFESKEAEQLHVKQRLAAAFRIFAQQGFDEGLAGHITVRDPIDPHTFWVNPIARHFSLMCVSDLVRVDHQGNIVEGHSAINNAAFAIHSRIHHHRPDVNAVAHAHTVYGRAFAALNQPLKAISQDACLFYNNHGVFSEFTGVVSSQSEGDLIAESLAEGVGTILVNHGLLTVGKSVDACCANFVLMDSCCHSQLLAQAAGELQQIPHEIAEKTRTVAASDIVTWGNFQPLYEKLLARDDSFLQ is encoded by the coding sequence ATGACCAAACAAGCGGTAACCGTGGCAGATCTCACGGTCGGTTCCCGGCAATTTTCAGTCCCAATGCCCCCGGTATTCGAGAGCAAAGAAGCGGAGCAGCTGCACGTCAAGCAACGCCTGGCCGCGGCGTTTCGAATTTTTGCCCAGCAAGGGTTTGATGAAGGGCTGGCGGGGCATATAACGGTGCGGGATCCGATCGACCCCCATACCTTTTGGGTCAACCCCATCGCCCGGCACTTCTCTTTAATGTGTGTGAGTGATCTGGTGCGGGTGGATCATCAGGGCAATATTGTTGAAGGGCATTCGGCAATCAATAACGCGGCCTTTGCTATTCATTCCCGCATTCACCACCATCGACCGGATGTGAACGCCGTGGCCCACGCCCATACGGTGTACGGACGAGCCTTCGCAGCGCTAAACCAGCCGCTCAAGGCTATCTCTCAGGATGCCTGTCTGTTTTACAATAACCATGGCGTTTTCTCAGAGTTTACCGGGGTGGTTTCCAGCCAATCCGAAGGGGATTTGATCGCCGAATCATTGGCCGAGGGTGTGGGCACCATTCTGGTGAATCATGGCCTGTTGACGGTGGGCAAAAGCGTTGATGCCTGCTGCGCCAATTTTGTCTTGATGGACAGTTGCTGCCACAGCCAGTTGCTGGCCCAGGCCGCCGGTGAGCTACAGCAAATTCCCCACGAGATCGCCGAAAAGACCCGCACCGTTGCGGCGTCTGATATCGTCACCTGGGGTAATTTTCAGCCGCTGTATGAAAAACTGCTGGCCCGCGACGACAGTTTTTTACAGTAA